The genome window TAGAGGAGAAATAGACTTATATGTGCTTGGGGAAGAAATTCTTAATTGTTTGGTTTGGAAGTCCTTCATTTTTAAGACCAAGGAATTATCGGGTGCTAGATATATAATTCATGATCTTATGCACGACATGGCAAGACATGTGATGGGAGATGATTGTTTAGTTATAGAGCCAGACAAACAAGTTGTAATCCCAAATGAAGCCCTTCATTTGAGTTCCTCAAGTCCAGATTTTCAGTTTTCACTCGAGGATCTAGGGAAGTTAGCATCGTTAAGGTCAATATTCATGTACGGGAAGATGAATGAAGGTAGCATTAGCCAAATTTTCAACCACGTCTATCTGAGGGTATTACACTTGTCTGGTATTTGGTTAAAGACATTGCCTGAATCAATTTGCAAACTCAAACATCTGAAATACTTGAATTTATCACATTCAAGTATAGAAGATTTACCCGACTCAATTATTTATCTCCAAAACTTGCAAGTGTTGCTTTTGTTTTCTTGTCAGAAACTACGTGAATTGCCTGAATCAATTTGTGAACTAAAACATTTGAAATACTTGAATTTATCACATTCAAGTATAGAAGTATTACCCGATTCAATAATATATCTACAAAACTTGCAAGTGTTGCTTTTGGATTCTTCTCATTTGGGTAAGTTGCCTGAAGGCCTAAGACACATGAAGAATCTTAAATGTCTGGACATTAATCATTGTTATTCACTATTGCAATTACCAATAGGAATCAAAGAACTCACTAGTCTTCGAATACTTTCGATGTTTCCTGTTGATAACAATGGTGGGGCCAAAATAGGGGAATTGGGGAATTTAAATCTTCTTGGGGGAGAATTGGAGATACGATTACTTGAGAATGTTGGAGGTTTAAGTGAGGCCAAGAGTGCCAATCTCAAATCCAAAAGAAACATGAAGGTTTTGATGTTACGTTGGTCGGGTATTCGTCATTGGGATACTAGAGGAAATATGAGAATTGCACATGATGAAGAGGTTCTCGAGGGATTAGAGCCAAATATGAGTCTCAAGGAATTGAAAATACATTTTTACATGGGAAAAACTATTTGCCCAAGTTGGATGGAGGGTTTAAGAAATTTGGTTGAAATTAGTTTTTATTATTGTAAAAACTGTGAGCATATTCCATCAATAGGGAGATTACCCAATCTTAGGGTAATTCACTTGTCGATAATGGATTCTCTGAAGTGTTTCTATGATAATGAGGAAAACATGTTAGCAGACACCAGCAATATGTTTCAGTGTTTACAAAAACTAGACATTTACAACTGTCCCAATTTGGTTTCCTTGCCCAGCAACCTTCCAAAACTCGAGGCGTTAAGATTAGTTGAGTGTGACAAATTACTTTCTCTGCCGGAGGAGATTCAAAGTTTTAAGGATCTGAATAAACTTGTGATAATCAGTTGTAAACATCTAAGTACAAGGTGTGAAAAGGAGATCGGTGTAGATTGGCCTAAAATTTCTCACATTCCGTATATCAGAACTGACTCTCCAAGGTAACCTTAATTTTCTCTTACTTTCTTTATTGCAACTACATAACTTTGTTGCATTATGCATGATTTGCTACCAAAATGGTGTTTGAATATAGCTAACAAAAGTTCATTAAATCTGTATCTTATTTAGTTACATTTGAAGCGGAGACAAGATTGGCGAATTATGGGAGATTGGCGAATTATGGGTTCAACAGCAAGCTAAATGAAATCATGGTTTCTATGAATTTGTTTCGTTTACTTTGTTTGTTTacataaaatattataattttgttTCGAAGCTTACCTATTAAAACATTTCATATTTTTTTAGTTTCAAATTATATATGCAATATATGTATTGGATTGTATGGCACTCTCATTCACCTAACAAACAAATTTCTTGCTAACTGTTTGATGAGATCACATTTGATTCGGTCAAAAACTATAGAAACTATAGGAATTTCAACAGGGTAAAAGCCCTTTAAATGTTAACAATGAAATATGAAACCCAAAAACTTCAAATTGAATCCTGAAACAGTAGAAGATTTATATATCAATTAATTGGTGGAGTTCTTGGTATTGAGGAGGTCAACGGTAGGTCTGTACCGTAAACTATTTTTTGACGGGTCACAATTATTCAACTATTAAAAGAGTTTTTATATCGAGACAGGCAAGGTCGGCGCTGAGCATTCGTGTACCTTGTTCGAGTTCGAAAAAATATGCCTTTAGACCTTAaagaaatatataatataaactaGTTTTTCATACAACCCAATgccaatgggctaataactaatatAAACTATAAGAATGGTTTTGTAACTGGGACTATGTTAATGTTTGTATTATTATACcctattaaaaaataaatttacgtATACATATCAGGTTTTACTTAAAATAACGTGCccttcgaaatatcgggccctgacAAGTCAACGAGATTTTTTTACGGGTCACGATTATTCACTATTAAAAGAGATTTTATATCGAGCCAAGTCAACGGAAGTTTTTTTACCAGGTTGCCCCCCTCTCCCCCGGATTTTCGCTGGTAGTGTTACTACCAACGAAAATTTCCAAAAGAAAATTAGTGTCAAATATTGGATTTTGAGAGTCTGGCTCCCCTGATTTGGATTCTGAGAGTCCCTCCCCTGATTTTTCGTTCATTCTCCGCCACTTGAGGTCGTCATATAGAGCCCAAAACTTATATTGAAAATATCCAAATGAACCCAAACTAAAAGGTCCAAATCAGCCCAAACAGTTTATATTTAGAGAGTAAGCTACAAAAATTAAGAATTGGGCTTGTTCATATTCGTTTTTGTAATTTTAATAAAACAAAGGAACTAACGTTGTTAAAAACAATTCCTTGCTATTCTTGGCATATACTGAAAAAAAGTTCAAATTATGTATAATAGAATATTCCTAACTGGAACaaattatttataataaaatattccTAATTAGCATTTTTTGGGCTTATTGAAGTGAAACCGGCCCATGTTTGTCACTGAGATGGTAtgtattattatttataataaaatattccTAATTAGCATTTTTTGGGCTTATTGAAGTGAAACCGGCCCATGTTTGTCACTGAGATGGTATGTATTAATAATACGAATGCTTCAAATAATTAACCCTTTTTATTACTTACACCATCCGTAATGTCTCATAAATGGTATTTTCCGTCATATCAACATCATAATGTCTTTTTAAAAAATGTGTAATGGTTAACGCCCTTAATGTCCTTTTCAATCATTGATTTCCATTTTGTTTTCTCTTCATTTGACGTTATCCTAGAAATGTACTTCTCTTTTCATGTCCCTATAATGCCCAAAGGGGTGGTGTTAGAGGCGTTATCAAACCCCTTCACGCCCCTATAATGCTCCACTACGCATGGCCGAAAGTAGGATCCAAGGTCAACAACAAATAATGTGGAAATTCTAAAAAACCAATCTGAATCATTTAGTTAATATTTAGAATTGAATGAAAATGCATAATTATAAAAGGTTAAATGATTTATCTCTTTAACTAATTATTTTTTCTACTTTCTTTTCTTAATGTATATATTCTATATAAATTCATTTGCTTTACATTATCATGATTTATCTTAGCAGTCAAGAATCTTAGATGAATACACAAATAAACGAATATTTCATATTTGTTCTTTCAGTTCACATTATTTTTGGTATAGTGTTAACATTATTTGTGAAATTACTTCTTCCTATAAAACTAAACTCATCATATAAAATAATTATAGGTAAGAGTAATAAGACGTGTTAAAATATGAAACTTTGAGTTTATACAATTTGTTGCCTGTAGTGTGGGCCTTCTTTCTTACTAGAATAAAAATAGCCTCATCCTCAACGACAAGGACCCTACCATGAATACATATATAGCAACACAAGAACCTCCAAAAAGTTAACATTCTTCATGCATTCTTCACGACTTCACTCGTACCAGGGACGGATCTAGGGGTATTTGGGGGTTCTAAGGAATCCccttgattttgaaaaaaaaaaaattgtcgaaACCCTTGTATGATCCAAAAAAGTTAGTAAAAAATAGTAATAATCACAAGAGGAACCCTCTAAAAAAATTCATGGATCCGTCACTCACTCATACCCTATAAGCAACTTAAACGTTTGATAGTTGCTTATAGGGTTCTCATTTGTACCCTATAAGCAACTCACTCCTACCCTATAAGCAATCCCTGGAAAAAAAATTCATGGACCCTACATGCATACATATAATGCAACACAAGAACCTCCAAAAAGTTAACATTTTTCATGCATTCTTCAGGACTTCACTCGTACCAAGGGCGGATCTAGAGGGTATTTGGTTGTTCTCAGGAACCCTCtggattttgaaaaaaaaaaatagtagaaACCCTTGTATGATCcgaaaaaaatagtgagaattagtgAGAATCTAACAAAAGGAACCCCCTGAAAATAATTCATGGATTTGCCACGCACTCATACCCTAAAAGCAACTTAAACGTTTGATAGTAAGCCTTAAAGGCCTCATGCCTACATCATATAAAACAGATTAAGCCAACCCCATGGTTGATAACCAAAAAACAGGTCACTAGAATTTGTCCGATATTTTCTACGAaaaacaaagttttttttttaagaaaaaacatGAGTTGCACCCGGTAGTTGTAGTTGTAGTTGCTATTGCTACTTGCTAGTACgtagagaaaaaaaaaaacttaattataACCCGCTACCAATAAGTTCTGGTTCAGCCAATACCAATACGAATACGAAACCTCAATGGGCTGATCATTTGTAGCCCTAGAAGGTAATTTtgtaataatataacttaacgtGTGTTTCATTTGGGTCATGTATATTATACGTACACATATATTGCAAGCATATAAATACATCTGAGTACGTTGTCTTTATTTGGATTTGGAATCATCGGAAGCAAATTCTCTCAGACAAAACGAATTTTCAGAAGTCCAAGAATGAAAGTGATATATTGTTTTGTCTATCTATGAATTAAAATATGCATGGATGGGAATGGAAGAAAGACAGTTTTTTGTGTAGTGTGTGGACCTTTTCATTCAAATCTCTAAAGACAAACACTCTGCTAGGTTCCTTCAATTTCACAACCAAATTTGGGAATCCAAATGTTTAACGAATTCGTTACTTTGGAACTGTTTCCGTTCAAGAACTATTCTGTTTTTTACATTGTTTGATCTAGTTCAAAACATGAACATACTAGGGTTCATCGCTTGTAAGCAATACCATGTTATTTTCTGCTATTTAAAAAGATACAATGAAAGTATTTCACTAGCCCTAAAAATATTACTTGAGATGAAGATAGTTCAAAATATTACTTAACTAACTATTAATTAATCTTCAATATAACCTTGAACATAACAAAAGGATAAACCATATATATGTTATTAAGCAATTCCAAACATCACATATATAGGAATgggatttttttttcaaaataagaagTACAATCTTTTACAATAATGTTATTTTCCTACTCCTTAAATAATGTGTGTTGATTACTCCATTCAAGGTATATGTAAGTTAATTCTACTGCCATGCATATGGCATTAAAATAAGTGTATGGCAAAATAGGTAGAgaatcctgtaaaaagtgctcaaagtgtgagaagtgtattataacactatatataatactatataacaccatataaacaccgtataacaatatgtaacaccatataataccatataacactatgtaacactatataacattatataacaaatataacactatagtttgtctgaaagcatgtctatgatagctgtatagtgttatatttgttatataatgatatatagtgttacatagtgttatatgatattatatggtgttacatattgttatatagtgtttatatggtgttatatagtattatatatagtgttataatacacttctcactctttaggccctttttacactatccttaccctggCAATTCATGATTTACAAAATAATTTGCACTCTCTCATGCCAATTTGCACACCGACCTAGTTCATCATATAGGTCTATACAATGTATATAGGGTTTTTGTTGATTCCAACGCCAAAACCTTTGATCAAACCTAGGACAGCGTCAAATCAGTCATATATACGATGCGTATAATGCATGTACAAGGGGCCTATACGAGGCTTATATACGCCACTTATAGGCCCTGTGTATGGATAGTTTTAGCCTTAATTATTTTTTCCAGGGATgtatattgtttttttaatatatcaAGGTGATGTGTAATTTTGTATATAACATAACTAGCTTGTATGCAACTTCTAATTGATAAAACGGTAAATAATAAGTTATAGGAGtctaaaatatataaattttatacAAAACAAGTCAAATTATAATCTGTAATCGGTGGCGAGAAGCGAAAACAAGAAGCATATTGTACTGAAACAAATTAAGGGGTGCAGTAAATACATCTAAATTGCATGGAAAAATGTCATGCATGGCATTCCACTGATTACTACAACTGCATGCCATGTCACATGCACATACCATCTCCATCAGGCCCATCACTCCTGCTCTTTTCACTCTCTTCCCCACTCTCACCTTCTGTATACTGGTAATATTAACCAGGAAAATAAATgctattttaatattttaaagtTGTTAAAGAATAAAGTTTTCTTTTGGAAAGATTTACCTTTTAGTTTTAAGCTCATGTGTGCTTAATATTTTAAAACTGTAAAAGAATAAAGTTTTCTTTTGGAAAGATTTACTTTTTAGTTTTAAGCTCACACATGTGTGCTTAATGGATATGGGTAATATTATGTTTTTTCATATTCATATGTATGAAAAgatattttgtataagaaattTCGTATACACTTGACTTGATTTTAAAagaataaagttttttttttttttgggaaagaTTTACTTTCTAGTTTTAAGCTGATGTATGCTTAATGGATATGGGTAATATTATGTTTTTTTCATATTTATATGTATAAAAAGATATTTTATATAAGAAATTTCGTATACACTTGATTTAagatttataataatatatatatacatatttataataacatgtgtttatgtgatttataataatatatttttataacaatATATGTTTTTAGAATAACATGTGTTTAATTATGtgatttataataatatatttttataacaatATATGTTTAAGTAAAACAAAGTTTTTTTTATACCACATAAGATATGATATACCTAAAGCATGTTCTTGCTAGATTTTTTTATACCACATAAGATATGATATACCTAAAGCATGTTCTTGCTAAATACGATATTAAGTAGGTtatataagattttttttttttttttaaagtaaactTCATTAGGAACAGACGAATCTATAAAACAAGGAACGCCCCATAATTACAACATATACAGCGGGTACTTTACCCAATCATCCCAAACAATATCCTTAAATCTAGATCGATGTTTAAGCCAAAAGAAACATAAAGCCTTAACTGTCGCGACAATCTCCACCACTTGGGACTTAGAATTTTGGAAAATCTTCTTATTACGTTCATTCCAAATCAACCAACAGGTCGCCATGGTAATACCCCTTAAAACCTTCTTTTCCCACTTAGACTTATTGTAAAAATAATCCATCCGCAAAAGATCTTGAACCGAATCCACTCCCAAACCAAAAATTCTGCACCAACTCAAAATCTTGCTCCAAACCCCAAATGAGAAACCACAACTCACTATAATATGGATACTACTTTCCTGCACCGTTTCACAGAATGGGCAAGACAAGTCCGGAATATTCAACATTATTTTAAACAACGCCTCACAGGTCGGAAGTCGGTCTAACTCCAAGCGCCAAATAAAAATGTTAATCTTTAACGGAATCCAGGATTTCCACTTCAAGAACTGAACCGGAACCTCATAACGCTTCGTCCGTGACCATCTTTTCACCGCAGCAACCGGAACCTCTTTCTCCAAGCGCCAAATAAAAATGTTAATATTCAActttcttttaaacaacgcctCACGGGTCGGAAGTAGGTTATATAAGATTCCCGTGGGGATGAAGAGGTGAATtgtatttagaaaaaaaaaattaacttcaTTTGAAGGAAGAGTTTTTAACATAGTaaatctttatttttcttttcatttcCGTCAAACTCGGGAACACGGTAGTTAGTTAAATCTTTTCTTTCCACTCCCTTTCTTTTCTCTCCTTAATTcattttctcttcttttctttcgtttatTAAACTTCGGAACGCAGTGTTTTTCTGCATCAttgtttttcaatcaattcttttacaaaaaaaaaacctaatttaCTAAACATGTCTCTTATGTTACACATATCTCTGTCGTTGCACACCTCCATTGCTTCCATCAATGATGTCGGACCCAAAACCCGTACCGTCACTAGAAACCGTAACGTCAATCAAGGGATTTAAAGGTCTTGATGTCGTGTATGCGGGTTAGGGTTCAGTTCAGTTGGGGTTCAAATGTGAAAAGACGACGGCGGATGGAGTCATTATTGCGATTCCGTGAAGTTGGGATTCTAGTCAAGGTATCCTATGTTCTTGCGTAGATCTGAGAACACATAGATTAGTACCAAcggtttgtgtcacaccccaaccgatggcggaaacatcggagtgagacgaagaaagattgctcatcacacataacgctaattgtgacaatagaATTAAAAATAAATTGATTTCATTCATAATAAAATGTTACAATACATGAAAGTTGAAATACCACATGTTAAATACAAGAAAACAATACAACAACAACTATGAAATTTATACAACGTATTTGACCTAAGACGTCtaaatgtgtatctaagcatcaacACTATTTCAGTTTCAAAGCATCGTCAttctcaacctgtaacatgtttaaaataaagttcaatgcaaaagtaaaggcgagtatacaagttttcatacatagcataatagataAGTTTCAAACAATTCCATGTAGCAAGCTCTTGATACAACATAAACAATAAAATCGGCATGTGTTcgactgtgacaaccgtcaaaaatccaggtatccgtacaattaattaaccatgattaatgcttaatgactgtgctgaattacaattaattgctctctgattactgcatcatacttacatatgcatcacatttcgtaatgtcacatcatttgtacatacaaactttattaacataaacgatgcacaaagaacagctagcacagttagcggataacttaGAAAAATGCTTACGAAGTTCAATACATAGAcggacagtgttttgagaccccgtatgggccagagacaaggtactacactagtatagtgtgtaggaaagtgaggatcacataactgcttcactaggtgatagtttaagtgcaggaaagtgcctaaaacccacttaaagaGCTGAATTCAGCATTTTttagcaaaaatcagcattttaacaagttTGTACCATGCAAAaacatgactaaatggtcctgaatgctttcctaagtgccaggaattaaaagtgtcacaaaagggtacataaagatcactaaacaaaatagtttgacactttaacgaaccggtatctaaccgaacgaccggacactacccgaaacaccaaaattatactagaagcattgttttattatttctgggctagttatgatccccgaacaccctaacacactatataacacatcATATGCATAACACCTAAACATCACACTTAGAATCTAACCATCAAACTAAACTTACCATTGAAACCCAACCCATACCCCCCCCCTTTCCAATTGACGGTCACAAGTGGGTCCCCCACTTGTGATTTCCTTTTATCTTATAAGATTTGTAAAGTGATTTGTTGTGCACTTAGTAGACACATGATCCAATGGATAAAGGATTAACATGGTTATAAGAAGATTATATGCTCAttatctcacacacacaaacacacagcACTCCATCTCCTTCCTCCCTTCCTCTTTTTGGCCGAGAACAAGCAAcaacatcaccaccatcatcatctcacTTCCATCCAATCCAAGTTCATCACAAGGTGTTAGAAGGTGTCTAAGGAAGTGTggagcttgtggatcttgaaggacctctcccaattgcttttatccatcacatttgtcatcttcatcttctagtgttcttccctagcccttgtgctagtagtaagctccttGTAACTTGAttttacttcatattttgatgattaaaagatgatgaacattgttaatcttgatgaacactaaagaacataatcatgaaactttaacataagcttaataACATAAGAATACTTGTTGATTAGTGAtgatttgcttcttgatgattgataatttgtgttagtgatgttagacatcataagaaacctactagattgtgattaaacacatgatctagtaagttaaggtggtgatcttgtgaaagaccaagatcatcatgctttatgttttcatgaacttgaagtgaTAATGATTTTATGAATAATGAAGTATGTAATATGTTACTAGTCATAAACTTGGATGACTTCAaaaactagttttctcaagaaactaagttaaatcacaagatttacataaacattgtttttaaagaaactaactATGTTTCTTGTGGTgaaacaagtataagaatacattgtttacaagaaaaattcaaaagaatgatttttggaaaaatcatctagtaagttgtaaacacctaaatcttttaagaatgagatttttaaagaagtaaatacattttaaagggtaactaaacctactaaaagccctagtaagttactacaaatttttatgaaagttcaagttcatgattagtaTGTAAATAGCATtgttttggcacttggtaagtgtaagttgtctaagattgtttattgattgtttgtgatgatttttaaaaagaaaatgatatgctttgatagcatggacacctccatttttagaggaaactatggcaaaattttctaaaaatataaacacttaaaAAGATATTTTCAAACCAATAACATATATGTGTATTACAAAAAAAATTATCTATTCCATGAGTAATATGTCGGAATTTCCAACACACATCCTACGGAATCAATTTAGaaataacatatatttttataaaataataaaatttatattttaatatcaTTAATTTTGTTTATTATGAATATTTGTTTACGATGAATTGGATTCCTACGCATTTCCTACTAATCGTTAAAATAAAAACGAATTCCGTCGAAAACTTCCGACACATTTCTTACGCATACCGATTCCTACGGATTTCTGACTAATAGTTAAAATGAAAACGAATTCCGTCGGAAATCCGTGGGAAATTTCTGACACTTTTCCTACGCATAACAATTTGTGGCTTTTTTGTCGCTTTTTTTGTCACAAAACTAAGACCCTTTCTTGTTCATCGGAATTTCATGGGAAAAGTGTCGGCATTTTCGTTcgtaggaaatgtgtaggaaATTTTGGTAGGAATAGTAgtagttttctagtagtgctTGCCATAGATTTtcttacaaaaataaaaatattggaggttggttttataaataaaaatggataaatatgtatttagaatatatatttacattaaagacatattgtgtgtgattatttgtatactttatgtattagttatattattttaggatttaaaaTAATATGACTTAACAAATACCAAGaaatttacaatccaaaataataccaaaaatcacaaggaataaatatataagttacacacataatattgtgaaaccgaacgccagaacgtaacttacaaaatattccggaaaataccgttataaatatatttttggtaaatgatattttggatacaaga of Helianthus annuus cultivar XRQ/B chromosome 1, HanXRQr2.0-SUNRISE, whole genome shotgun sequence contains these proteins:
- the LOC110883768 gene encoding putative disease resistance protein RGA3; translated protein: MGDGAASALVKDVLERLNSVDIQEFGLLWGFNEDVLALKDDFDRIEVVLQDAEEKHSKEKAVGLWLKSLRSASLEVENVLDEISTEALLQRLDKERGIIYSVSAFFSFDHNPLMFQVRIAYKVKAIRTKLDAIASKIFELKLTPLGAISYVDVGVEGQMPDRETSSLIHSSIIVGRTDDMNLVTGKICNKDVGKHDNDAIRVYCIWGMGGVGKTTLAKLVYNHESVNQYFKLKFWKSVSKKFQVKEIIKEIIESIDKRKCGLPQLDMLQESLQSKLRGNKFLIVLDDVWIEDGEKTQWDQLSETLSCGAEGSIVMITTQSQTTCQMITKVPELEHELGCLSEEDSLLLFKKLAFEEGRKGDDISELEPIGRDIVEKCKGLPLAVKTLGGLMWSKSSAGDWRRVRDNNIWELQENNNLPALKLCYDNLLPHVKRCFVCCCLFPKGYNMEKDVLIPLWMSNGLIPPRGEIDLYVLGEEILNCLVWKSFIFKTKELSGARYIIHDLMHDMARHVMGDDCLVIEPDKQVVIPNEALHLSSSSPDFQFSLEDLGKLASLRSIFMYGKMNEGSISQIFNHVYLRVLHLSGIWLKTLPESICKLKHLKYLNLSHSSIEDLPDSIIYLQNLQVLLLFSCQKLRELPESICELKHLKYLNLSHSSIEVLPDSIIYLQNLQVLLLDSSHLGKLPEGLRHMKNLKCLDINHCYSLLQLPIGIKELTSLRILSMFPVDNNGGAKIGELGNLNLLGGELEIRLLENVGGLSEAKSANLKSKRNMKVLMLRWSGIRHWDTRGNMRIAHDEEVLEGLEPNMSLKELKIHFYMGKTICPSWMEGLRNLVEISFYYCKNCEHIPSIGRLPNLRVIHLSIMDSLKCFYDNEENMLADTSNMFQCLQKLDIYNCPNLVSLPSNLPKLEALRLVECDKLLSLPEEIQSFKDLNKLVIISCKHLSTRCEKEIGVDWPKISHIPYIRTDSPSYI